From one Streptomyces sp. N50 genomic stretch:
- a CDS encoding TetR/AcrR family transcriptional regulator yields the protein MARTKEFDPEAALRAALELFWRRGYEATSMSDLVEHLGIGRASIYATFGNKHELYLKALESYDRAGLTPMVRELSQPGPALPPVRAIVRRYAAEAANEQLRALGCLVTNTAAELAPHDVAATRLVERNWDQLEAVLRSALVRAQAQGELPADRDPLGLARMLLVLMQGLRVVGRASGEPARVRDAAEQALTLLD from the coding sequence ATGGCCAGGACCAAGGAGTTCGACCCCGAGGCCGCGCTGCGGGCAGCCCTGGAGCTGTTCTGGCGGCGCGGCTACGAGGCGACGTCGATGTCCGACCTCGTCGAGCACCTCGGCATCGGGCGGGCCAGCATCTACGCGACCTTCGGCAACAAGCACGAGCTGTATCTGAAGGCTCTGGAGAGCTACGACCGGGCCGGACTCACCCCGATGGTGCGGGAGTTGTCCCAGCCGGGCCCCGCGCTGCCGCCCGTGCGGGCGATCGTGCGGCGGTACGCGGCCGAGGCGGCGAACGAGCAACTCCGGGCGCTGGGCTGCCTGGTGACCAACACGGCGGCCGAACTCGCCCCGCACGACGTGGCCGCGACCCGGCTGGTGGAGCGCAACTGGGACCAGTTGGAGGCGGTGTTGCGTTCGGCGTTGGTACGGGCGCAGGCGCAGGGCGAACTGCCCGCCGACCGCGATCCGCTCGGCCTCGCGCGCATGCTGCTGGTGCTGATGCAGGGGCTGCGGGTGGTCGGCCGGGCATCCGGGGAGCCGGCTCGGGTGCGGGACGCGGCGGAGCAGGCGCTGACGTTGCTCGACTGA
- a CDS encoding LLM class flavin-dependent oxidoreductase, translating to MKLDMFSEIQDPRPWATEDHEHRRITEAVEQAVLADEFGYDCWWQVEHHGAAEFSLSSAPELLLAALSQRTSRIRLGHAAVLAPAEINHPRRVAERAAWLDQLSGGRVELGLTRSTAPEWRMFGVDPAGARAQTQRAFEEIPRLWTGAGDQPLVPAPLQHPHPPLWQAASSPASFEEAGRRGVGVLGTTLWEPLTRVARLVELYREAVADCEQPAGAFVNDQIAFFTFVHCAETDEEALRSGAAAAAAWYTARALTFFEAAEAFVETMTIQQGILADPAGGGLTGAFLRDEVDTAPNAAQLAIGRILQGETVPEDELFEALMAQDSLIVGSPDTCRKKLRAYADAGIDRLMCFQQVGAIPHERVMDSIRRVGELIPEFA from the coding sequence GTGAAGCTCGACATGTTCAGCGAGATCCAGGACCCCAGGCCGTGGGCGACCGAGGACCACGAACACCGGCGGATCACGGAGGCGGTCGAACAGGCCGTGCTCGCCGACGAGTTCGGGTACGACTGCTGGTGGCAGGTGGAGCACCACGGCGCGGCGGAGTTCAGCCTCAGCTCGGCGCCGGAGCTGCTGCTGGCGGCGCTGTCGCAGCGCACGTCCCGGATACGGCTCGGCCACGCGGCGGTGTTGGCACCGGCCGAGATCAATCATCCGAGGCGAGTGGCCGAACGGGCCGCCTGGCTGGACCAGTTGAGCGGCGGCCGGGTGGAGCTGGGCCTGACGCGTTCCACGGCGCCGGAGTGGCGCATGTTCGGCGTGGACCCAGCGGGCGCGCGGGCGCAGACCCAGCGGGCGTTCGAGGAGATACCCCGGCTGTGGACGGGCGCCGGCGACCAGCCGCTCGTCCCCGCACCGCTCCAACACCCGCACCCGCCCCTGTGGCAGGCGGCGTCCAGCCCGGCGTCGTTCGAGGAGGCGGGCCGGCGCGGGGTGGGCGTCCTGGGCACGACCCTCTGGGAGCCGCTGACCCGGGTGGCGCGGCTGGTGGAGCTGTACCGGGAGGCCGTAGCCGACTGCGAACAACCCGCCGGAGCGTTCGTCAACGACCAGATCGCGTTCTTCACGTTCGTCCACTGCGCGGAGACCGACGAGGAGGCGCTGCGGTCGGGTGCCGCAGCGGCGGCGGCCTGGTACACGGCCCGGGCGCTGACCTTCTTCGAGGCGGCGGAGGCGTTCGTCGAGACGATGACGATCCAGCAGGGCATCCTCGCCGACCCGGCCGGCGGCGGCCTGACCGGCGCGTTCCTGCGCGACGAGGTCGACACGGCCCCCAACGCGGCCCAACTCGCCATCGGCCGCATCCTCCAGGGCGAGACCGTCCCCGAGGACGAGCTGTTCGAGGCGCTGATGGCGCAGGACTCCCTGATCGTCGGCAGCCCGGACACGTGCCGCAAGAAGCTGCGGGCGTACGCGGACGCGGGCATCGACCGGTTGATGTGCTTCCAGCAGGTGGGGGCGATCCCGCACGAGCGGGTCATGGACAGCATCCGGCGGGTGGGCGAGCTGATCCCCGAGTTCGCGTGA
- a CDS encoding LysR family transcriptional regulator, whose protein sequence is MQLLPVNLAYFLEVARTGSVTEAAHALNVAPSAISRQVAKLESGIGVPLFARHPRGMTLTEAGSRLLAHARRTETESSTLVEELRTGRGAEARSVAVACSEGFARRLVPRAIAGFRREHPDVAFRVDVVARQEATRRVVEGLADVAVTYTMGPQHDVRVECAVVVPVTAIVPLGHALDGRDRISLADLCAYPLALASPGTSQRELFDIGAQLEGITVRPALVCDSLAPQYEFVRAGGGLALVGDLGDLGDLGDTDQSAATEGVAYVPVDHPVFRQREAQVQTATGRRTSWSATQFTELLVASLRRDRSP, encoded by the coding sequence ATGCAACTCCTGCCGGTGAACCTCGCCTACTTCCTGGAGGTCGCCCGCACCGGATCGGTGACCGAGGCGGCGCACGCCCTGAACGTCGCGCCGTCGGCGATCAGCAGGCAGGTCGCCAAGCTGGAGTCCGGGATCGGGGTCCCGCTGTTCGCCCGGCATCCGCGCGGGATGACGCTGACCGAGGCGGGCTCCCGGCTGCTGGCCCACGCCCGCCGCACGGAGACCGAATCGTCCACGCTGGTCGAGGAGTTGCGGACCGGGCGGGGTGCGGAGGCGCGCAGTGTCGCGGTCGCCTGTTCGGAGGGGTTCGCGCGCCGGCTGGTGCCGCGGGCGATCGCCGGCTTCCGGCGCGAACACCCCGACGTGGCCTTCCGCGTGGACGTGGTCGCCCGCCAGGAGGCGACCCGCCGCGTGGTCGAGGGGCTCGCCGACGTCGCCGTCACCTACACGATGGGCCCGCAGCACGATGTCCGCGTCGAATGCGCGGTCGTGGTCCCGGTGACGGCGATCGTGCCGCTGGGCCACGCACTCGACGGACGCGACCGCATCAGCCTCGCCGACCTGTGCGCGTACCCGCTCGCGCTGGCCTCGCCCGGCACCAGCCAGCGTGAACTCTTCGACATCGGGGCGCAGTTGGAGGGGATCACGGTCCGTCCGGCGCTGGTCTGCGACAGCCTCGCTCCGCAGTACGAGTTCGTGCGGGCGGGCGGTGGTCTCGCCCTGGTCGGAGACCTCGGCGATCTGGGCGATCTCGGCGACACAGATCAGAGCGCCGCGACCGAGGGCGTGGCGTACGTCCCCGTCGACCACCCGGTGTTCCGGCAGCGCGAGGCGCAGGTGCAGACGGCGACGGGGCGGCGGACGTCCTGGTCGGCGACACAGTTCACCGAACTGCTGGTGGCGTCGCTGCGGCGGGACCGCTCCCCCTGA